One genomic region from Gossypium hirsutum isolate 1008001.06 chromosome D13, Gossypium_hirsutum_v2.1, whole genome shotgun sequence encodes:
- the LOC107937470 gene encoding chromatin structure-remodeling complex protein SYD isoform X3 — MICIDNSEWMRNDDYSLSRFEAQARAHRLGQKKDVLVLRFETVQTVEEQVRASAEHKLAVANQSITVGFFDNNTSSW; from the exons ATGATATGCATTGATAACTCAGAATGGATGCGAAACGACGATTATTCTCTGTCTCGATTTGAAGCACAAGCAAGAGCTCATAGGCTAGGCCAGAAGAAGGATGTACTTGTTTTACGTTTTGAAACA GTTCAAACTGTTGAAGAACAAGTCAGAGCTTCTGCTGAACACAAATTGGCAGTTGCTAATCAGAGTATCACTGTCGGTTTCTTCGATAATAATACAAG
- the LOC107937470 gene encoding chromatin structure-remodeling complex protein SYD isoform X1 has translation MICIDNSEWMRNDDYSLSRFEAQARAHRLGQKKDVLVLRFETVQTVEEQVRASAEHKLAVANQSITVGFFDNNTSAEDCREYLGSLLWECKKEEVAPVWDDDAVYWRNSMHLLLLICLCFFC, from the exons ATGATATGCATTGATAACTCAGAATGGATGCGAAACGACGATTATTCTCTGTCTCGATTTGAAGCACAAGCAAGAGCTCATAGGCTAGGCCAGAAGAAGGATGTACTTGTTTTACGTTTTGAAACA GTTCAAACTGTTGAAGAACAAGTCAGAGCTTCTGCTGAACACAAATTGGCAGTTGCTAATCAGAGTATCACTGTCGGTTTCTTCGATAATAATACAAG TGCTGAAGATTGTAGGGAGTATTTAGGGTCCCTCTTGTGGGAGTGTAAGAAAGAGGAAGTTGCTCCCGTGTGGGATGATGATGCAGTTTACTGGAGAAATTCAATGCATTTACTTTTATTGAtctgtttatgttttttttgttga